A single region of the Plutella xylostella chromosome 26, ilPluXylo3.1, whole genome shotgun sequence genome encodes:
- the LOC125490639 gene encoding uncharacterized protein LOC125490639, with translation MDCEACQQKIEDKQQFLVCTVKGCFKHYHIACTTTSQSAPIDTNTWICQDCICAKKKGGDNSATPVRSAPSNITQRKSKPKSKVDLPLDDYSNEIRLLRKEMGKLTESVAEVLKSMKMYNDRLDKIDAKIDSTDMRLKVLETQKDTEIAELKATICELKIESNTFQQAALKNELEIIGLPESRNENLLHTVLVISKKIGVNLSESDIDGINRVGPRLGLQDLGGQKIGRPSPRPVVVRLLRKVQRDNLLKSAKSRRNLTTTDIEMEGPAHQIYINERLTRATRQLFRDARERNKSTGYYKHCWVSGGRLYLRRVDGSPALSIGSHEELDRRFNEVKKSQAGGVRENHTA, from the coding sequence ATGGATTGCGAGGCCTGTCAACAAAAAATCGAAGACAAACAACAGTTCCTTGTATGTACCGTGAAGGGTTGTTTCAAGCACTATCATATAGCTTGTACCACTACAAGTCAAAGCGCCCCGATAGATACTAATACATGGATATGCCAAGATTGTATCTGCGCTAAAAAGAAAGGAGGTGATAACAGCGCTACGCCTGTACGAAGTGCACCCTCGAACATTACACAAAGAAAATCGAAACCAAAGTCTAAAGTCGACTTACCACTTGATGACTACTCAAATGAAATCCGTTTACTAAGGAAGGAGATGGGTAAACTTACGGAGAGTGTCGCAGAAGTTCTCAAATCAATGAAAATGTACAATGATCGCCTAGATAAGATTGACGCAAAAATTGATTCTACCGACATGAGACTAAAGGTTCTAGAGACCCAGAAAGATACTGAAATAGCAGAATTAAAAGCCACGATATGCGAGCTTAAAATTGAGTCTAACACTTTTCAGCAAGCAGCACTGAAAAACGAACTGGAAATTATTGGATTGCCAGAATCCCGGAATgaaaaccttcttcatacggTCCTTGTCATTTCAAAAAAGATCGGAGTCAACCTATCAGAGTCTGATATAGATGGGATTAACCGAGTTGGACCCCGCCTCGGCCTGCAAGACTTAGGTGGTCAGAAAATAGGAAGACCGTCCCCCAGACCAGTCGTGGTACGCTTACTCCGAAAGGTTCAACGAGACAACCTTTTAAAATCGGCGAAAAGTCGTAGGAACCTTACCACAACGGACATAGAAATGGAAGGTCCTGCTCACCAAATATACATTAATGAGCGTTTGACGCGTGCCACACGTCAGTTATTTCGGGATGCTAGAGAGCGAAACAAATCCACTGGCTACTACAAACACTGCTGGGTCAGTGGCGGGCGCCTGTACCTGCGCAGAGTTGATGGATCACCAGCACTCAGCATCGGATCTCACGAAGAGCTCGACCGACGCTTTAATGAAGTCAAAAAAAGCCAAGCAGGAGGAGTGCGTGAAAACCACACAGCCTAG
- the LOC125490640 gene encoding general transcription factor II-I repeat domain-containing protein 2A-like has protein sequence MDESTDVSDTAQLLIFVRGIDENFTVYEELVKMCSLKGTTTGEDLFHHVEKALNSLQLSWEKLTSVTTDGGKNMSGQNKGVVGRIISKVKDSGSTVPLIFHCIVHQEALCSKVISWKEIMDTVTSTVNYIRRNGLTHRQFQKFLEDLEADYGDVVYYCEVRWLSRGAVLERFFDLRKEIGNFMEMKGKPVEELTNKQWIIDLGFLTDLTKELNQLNKRLQGKNKLICDMYSDVKSFEMKLKLFIKHIDEKKLDHFPNCKKAVEEAGNNFVWENITMRKVLAQLQTEFVNRFTDFKKSSLNMEIFQNPFGIDVSEVPSYLQMNIVDLQSNSQLKTAFKESTDLIQFYGGLSSENFKELKKFAQQIITMFGSTYLCEQTFSVLNYRKNKNCSRLTDEHLEAILHVSTTKMKADVKKLTVATCGHCGERGHVLGECTKKAEPPKCATCLHFNKPCNHKTGDAECPAKLIAQKRYIASINYEDV, from the exons ATGGATGAAAGTACAGACGTGTCGGATACAGCACAGCTACTCATATTTGTTCGCGGCATTGACGAAAACTTTACTGTTTACGAAGAGCTTGTGAAAATGTGCAGTTTAAAAGGTACGACTACAGGAGAAGATTTATTTCACCATGTGGAAAAAGCTCTGAACTCATTGCAATTAAGCTGGGAAAAGTTAACAAGTGTCACTACCGATGGAGGCAAGAACATGAGCGGTCAAAACAAAGGTGTTGTTGGGAGAATCATCAGCAAAGTGAAAGATTCTGGATCTACTGTGCCGTTGATTTTCCACTGTATTGTCCATCAAGAGGCATTGTGCTCCAAAGTTATATCCTGGAAAGAAATAATGGATACTGTAACATCCACTGTTAATTATATAAGAAGAAATGGACTCACTCACCGTCAGTTCCAAAAGTTTTTGGAAGATCTGGAGGCTGATTATGGTGACGTGGTTTACTACTGTGAAGTGAGGTGGCTGAGTCGAGGTGCCGTTTTAGAACGGTTTTTTGATTTGAGAAAAGAAATTGGAAACTTCATGGAGATGAAAGGAAAGCCAGTGGAAGAGCTTACTAACAAACAGTGGATTATCGATCTTGGTTTTTTAACTGATTTGACTAAGGAACTGAACCAGCTCAACAAACGTTTGCAgggaaaaaataaattgatttgcGACATGTATTCAGATGTCAAGTCATTTGAGATGAAACTGAAACTGTTTATCAAGCATATTGATGAAAAAAAGCTTGACCATTTTCCCAATTGCAAGAAAGCCGTGGAAGAAGCTGGAAATAACTTTGTGTGGGAAAATATCACAATGAGAAAAGTGTTAGCACAACTACAAACTGAGTTTGTAAATCGATTCACCGATTTTAAAAAGAGCTCCCTTAACATGGAAATATTCCAAAACCCTTTTGGAATTGATGTTAGTGAGGTACCAAGCTACTTGCAAATGAATATTGTAGATTTGCAAAGTAATAGCCAACTTAAAACTGCATTTAAAGAAAGCACAGACTTGATACAATTCTATGGAGGTTTGAGCTCTGAAAACTTCAAAGAATTGAAAAAGTTTGCTCAGCAGATAATAACTATGTTTGGTAGTACATATTTGTGTGAGCAGACTTTTTCAGTACTCAACTACCGCAAAAATAAGAATTGTTCGCGGTTAACGGATGAACATTTAGAAGCGATACTGCACGTTTCTACTACTAAAATGAAAGCAGACGTTAAAAAACTT ACGGTCGCTACGTGCGGCCACTGCGGGGAGAGAGGCCACGTGCTGGGTGAATGCACCAAAAAAGCTGAGCCGCCAAAATGTGCAACCTGCCTCCACTTCAACAAGCCCTGCAATCACAAGACGGGGGATGCCGAATGCCCAGCTAAGCTTATAGCCCAGAAACGGTACATTGCGTCAATTAATTATGAAGACGTCTAA